A single region of the Schistocerca serialis cubense isolate TAMUIC-IGC-003099 chromosome 7, iqSchSeri2.2, whole genome shotgun sequence genome encodes:
- the LOC126412770 gene encoding G-protein coupled receptor dmsr-1-like: protein MISSLTVNSTTEATNFTVAEEVAQFCGAGLEHFHEGYKQVHGYFSLLVCVFGSVANSLNIAVLTRREMVSPTNSILTGLAVADLLVMVEYVPYALHMYLLKRPKALTYTYTWAVFVLFHSNFAQVCHTVSILLTVMLAVWRYRAVAQPQAKQRQCGMPSTLAAVASAYVLGPLLCTPHYLAFEVKEHPEDNSTTLYYVRMSRLSQAAGGLLSDVNFWVYGVVVKLTPCAALTVLSLRIIAALVETKRRRRQLTLAGSSAASSSAATRKQEKERQTDRTTRMLLAVLLLFLVTELPQGVLGLLSGLLGQRFFSECYVPLGELMDALALLNSAVNFILYCTMSRQFRQTFSQLFRPRAFDRWMPIDFTGNGHTNIITQV from the coding sequence ATGATTTCGTCACTGACAGTAAACTCCACCACGGAGGCCACGAATTTTACGGTGGCGGAAGAAGTGGCCCAGTTCTGTGGTGCGGGGCTGGAGCATTTCCACGAGGGCTACAAGCAAGTCCATGGTTACTTCAGCCTCTTGGTGTGCGTCTTCGGGTCGGTAGCCAACTCCCTCAACATTGCCGTGCTGACGAGGCGCGAGATGGTGTCTCCGACCAACAGCATACTGACGGGACTCGCCGTGGCCGACCTGCTGGTGATGGTGGAGTACGTGCCGTACGCGCTGCACATGTACCTGCTGAAGAGGCCCAAGGCGCTCACGTACACGTACACGTGGGCCGTCTTCGTGCTGTTCCACTCCAACTTCGCCCAAGTCTGCCACACGGTGTCCATCCTGCTGACGGTGATGTTGGCCGTTTGGAGATACAGGGCGGTGGCGCAGCCCCAGGCGAAGCAGCGCCAGTGCGGGATGCCTTCGACGTTGGCGGCCGTGGCGTCGGCGTACGTCCTGGGGCCGCTACTGTGCACGCCGCACTACCTCGCCTTCGAGGTGAAGGAGCACCCCGAGGACAACTCGACGACACTGTACTACGTGCGGATGAGCCGGCTGAGCCAGGCGGCCGGCGGCCTACTCAGCGACGTCAACTTCTGGGTGTACGGCGTCGTCGTCAAGCTGACGCCGTGCGCCGCCCTGACGGTGCTCAGCCTGCGGATCATCGCGGCGCTGGTGGAGACGAAGCGCCGGCGGCGCCAGCTGACGCTGGCCGGCTCGTCGGcggcgtcgtcgtcggcggcgaCGCGCAAGCAGGAGAAGGAGCGCCAGACGGACCGCACGACGCGCATGCTGCTGGCCGTGCTGCTGCTCTTCCTGGTCACCGAGCTGCCCCAGGGCGTGCTGGGCCTCCTCAGCGGGCTGCTCGGCCAGCGCTTCTTCTCCGAGTGCTACGTGCCGCTGGGTGAGCTCATGGACGCGCTCGCGCTGCTCAACTCGGCCGTCAACTTCATCCTGTACTGCACCATGAGCCGGCAGTTCCGGCAGACGTTCAGCCAGCTGTTCCGGCCGCGGGCGTTCGACAGGTGGATGCCCATCGACTTCACTGGGAACGGCCACACTAACATAATAACGCAG